Proteins found in one Nostoc sp. NIES-3756 genomic segment:
- the rpsS gene encoding 30S ribosomal protein S19 has product MGRSLKKGPFVADHLLSKIEKLNDRNEKQVIKTWSRASTILPQMVGHTIAVHNGRQHVPVFISDQMVGHKLGEFAPTRTYRGHGKSDKKSGR; this is encoded by the coding sequence ATGGGTCGTTCTCTTAAAAAAGGGCCTTTTGTAGCCGATCATTTACTAAGCAAAATTGAAAAGCTCAACGATAGAAACGAAAAGCAAGTAATTAAAACTTGGTCTAGAGCTTCCACAATTCTGCCGCAAATGGTAGGTCATACTATCGCCGTTCACAACGGCCGTCAACACGTTCCAGTATTTATCAGCGACCAAATGGTAGGTCACAAGTTGGGAGAATTTGCTCCTACACGTACCTACAGAGGTCATGGTAAATCTGATAAAAAATCAGGTAGGTAG
- the rplB gene encoding 50S ribosomal protein L2: MGTRSYRPYTPSTRQVTISDFAEITKTEPEKSLTVYKHRAKGRNNQGRITSRRRGGGHKRLYRIIDFKRDKRGIPATVIAVEYDPNRNARIALVSYEDGEKRYILHPNGMKVGTTIIAGPESPIEDGNALPLANIPLGTSVHNVELKAGKGGQIVRSAGATAQVVAKEGNYVTLKLPSGEVRLIRRECYATIGQVGNTDARNLSAGKAGRNRWKGRRPKVRGSVMNPVDHPHGGGEGRAPIGRSGPVTPWGKPTLGAKTRKPKKASSKLIVRRRRKSSKRGRGGRES; this comes from the coding sequence ATGGGTACTCGCTCTTATCGCCCTTATACCCCCAGTACACGCCAGGTTACAATTTCTGACTTTGCGGAAATTACCAAAACCGAGCCAGAAAAGTCACTGACGGTATATAAACATCGGGCAAAAGGTCGTAACAACCAAGGCCGCATTACCAGCCGTCGTCGTGGTGGTGGACACAAAAGACTTTATCGGATCATCGACTTCAAGCGCGATAAACGCGGTATTCCAGCTACAGTCATCGCTGTGGAGTACGATCCCAACCGTAACGCGCGGATTGCCCTAGTTTCCTACGAAGATGGGGAAAAACGGTATATCCTTCATCCTAATGGCATGAAAGTAGGGACAACAATCATTGCTGGCCCAGAATCGCCAATTGAAGATGGAAATGCTTTACCCTTAGCGAACATTCCCTTGGGTACAAGCGTTCACAACGTAGAACTAAAAGCAGGTAAAGGCGGTCAAATCGTTCGCTCTGCTGGTGCTACAGCCCAAGTTGTGGCGAAAGAAGGTAATTACGTTACCCTCAAACTACCTTCTGGTGAAGTCCGCTTGATTCGTCGTGAATGTTACGCCACCATCGGCCAAGTAGGTAACACCGACGCAAGAAACTTGAGCGCTGGTAAAGCTGGTAGAAATCGTTGGAAAGGTCGCCGTCCTAAAGTTAGAGGTAGCGTCATGAACCCAGTAGACCACCCACACGGCGGTGGTGAGGGTAGAGCGCCTATTGGTAGATCCGGCCCTGTTACTCCTTGGGGTAAACCAACTCTGGGTGCGAAAACACGTAAACCTAAAAAAGCTAGCAGCAAGTTGATTGTACGCCGCCGTCGTAAATCTTCTAAGCGCGGTCGTGGTGGTCGTGAGTCTTAA
- a CDS encoding 50S ribosomal protein L23, with product MAKFDPRNLPDLIRRPILTEKATILMEQNKYTFEVTPKATKPQIRSAIEDLFEVKVVKVNTALPPRRKKRVGKFIGFKPQYKKAIVTIAPGDVEKIRQVLFPEV from the coding sequence ATGGCTAAGTTTGACCCCCGCAACCTGCCCGACTTGATCCGTCGCCCCATCTTGACAGAAAAAGCGACCATCTTAATGGAGCAGAACAAATACACATTTGAAGTGACTCCTAAAGCAACAAAGCCGCAAATTAGATCGGCAATTGAAGACTTATTTGAAGTCAAAGTTGTCAAAGTCAATACAGCATTGCCTCCACGCAGAAAGAAGCGTGTAGGTAAATTTATTGGCTTTAAGCCCCAATATAAAAAAGCGATCGTCACTATCGCACCTGGGGATGTAGAGAAAATCAGACAAGTTCTATTCCCAGAGGTATAA
- the rplD gene encoding 50S ribosomal protein L4, which produces MVESVVKNWQGEQVGQKTFELRVAKEESAVHIVHRALVRQQTNARQGTASTKTRAEVRGGGRKPWRQKGTGRARAGSIRSPLWRGGGVIFGPKPRDFDLKMNRKERRLALRTAFVSRADDLIVVEEFSNELSRPKTKDLVAALTRWGAEPESKTLLILSEFPENVALSARNIENLKLIAADQLNVYDLLHADKIVVTTSALEKIQEVYNG; this is translated from the coding sequence ATGGTAGAGAGTGTAGTAAAAAATTGGCAAGGGGAGCAAGTCGGACAAAAAACGTTCGAGTTGCGCGTTGCCAAAGAAGAATCGGCGGTACATATCGTACACCGCGCCCTAGTAAGACAACAAACCAACGCCCGTCAAGGAACAGCCAGCACCAAAACCCGTGCGGAAGTCCGTGGCGGTGGTCGCAAACCTTGGCGGCAAAAAGGAACTGGACGTGCGCGTGCAGGTTCTATCCGTTCACCCTTATGGCGTGGTGGTGGTGTAATCTTTGGCCCCAAACCCAGAGATTTCGATTTAAAAATGAACCGCAAAGAGCGGCGTTTAGCACTGCGGACAGCATTTGTTAGCCGTGCAGACGATTTGATTGTAGTAGAAGAATTTAGCAACGAGCTATCCCGTCCCAAAACCAAAGATTTAGTCGCAGCACTAACTCGCTGGGGTGCAGAACCGGAAAGCAAGACATTATTAATCTTGAGCGAATTTCCTGAAAACGTAGCTTTGTCAGCTCGCAACATTGAGAACTTAAAACTCATCGCTGCTGATCAACTCAACGTTTATGACTTGCTGCACGCTGACAAAATCGTTGTCACCACCTCAGCCTTAGAAAAAATTCAGGAGGTCTACAATGGCTAA
- the rplC gene encoding 50S ribosomal protein L3, which translates to MSVGILGTKLGMTQIFDEAGVAIPVTVVQVGPCVVTQVKTKPTDGYAAIQVGYGEVKPKALNRPLLGHLAKSSAPALRHLKEYHTDTSSDYALGQEIKADIFSAGQLVDVIGTSIGRGFAGNQKRNNFGRGPMSHGSKNHRAPGSIGAGTTPGRVYPGKRMAGRLGGTRVTIRKLTVVRVDAERNLLLIKGAVPGKPGALLNIVPAKKVGK; encoded by the coding sequence GTGTCTGTAGGGATTCTCGGCACCAAACTGGGCATGACCCAAATATTTGACGAAGCAGGAGTTGCGATTCCTGTAACAGTCGTCCAAGTTGGGCCATGCGTTGTTACCCAAGTTAAAACCAAACCAACCGACGGCTACGCAGCCATTCAAGTTGGCTACGGCGAAGTTAAACCCAAGGCGTTGAACAGACCCTTGCTAGGTCACTTAGCCAAATCATCCGCCCCCGCATTGCGGCATTTGAAAGAGTATCACACAGATACTTCTAGCGATTATGCGTTAGGGCAAGAAATTAAAGCAGATATTTTTAGTGCAGGTCAACTTGTAGACGTGATCGGTACAAGCATCGGTCGCGGCTTTGCAGGCAACCAAAAGCGTAACAACTTTGGACGCGGGCCCATGTCCCACGGTTCCAAAAACCATAGAGCGCCCGGTTCTATCGGTGCAGGTACAACCCCAGGTCGTGTCTATCCCGGTAAAAGGATGGCAGGGCGCTTAGGTGGTACTCGCGTTACCATTCGCAAACTAACCGTAGTGCGCGTTGATGCAGAGCGCAACTTGCTACTAATTAAAGGCGCTGTTCCTGGCAAACCAGGGGCTTTATTAAATATTGTACCTGCTAAAAAAGTTGGGAAGTAG
- a CDS encoding NAD(P)H-quinone oxidoreductase subunit N, whose amino-acid sequence MALITTGNGFIKDLEKFGSLGVYVPLEGGFEGRYRRRLRAAGYTTLQFTARGLGDVAAYLTGVHGVRPPHLGKKSSGNGAAVGNIYYLPPIVGSQLEQLPPKSKGLVLWIIEGHILSDQEVEFLTELPKLEPKVKVVIERGGDRAFRWKSLKDTISATYQAV is encoded by the coding sequence ATGGCACTAATTACCACTGGCAACGGTTTCATTAAGGATCTGGAAAAATTTGGATCTTTAGGTGTTTACGTACCTCTGGAAGGAGGTTTTGAAGGTCGGTATCGGCGGCGGTTGCGTGCGGCTGGTTATACGACTCTACAATTTACCGCGCGGGGATTGGGTGATGTCGCCGCTTATCTTACAGGCGTTCACGGGGTTAGACCTCCCCATTTAGGGAAAAAAAGTTCTGGTAATGGTGCAGCAGTGGGTAATATATATTATCTGCCACCAATCGTGGGTTCTCAACTAGAACAATTGCCACCTAAGTCTAAGGGGTTAGTATTGTGGATCATTGAAGGGCATATTTTGTCTGATCAAGAAGTTGAGTTTTTGACAGAGTTACCGAAACTGGAACCCAAAGTGAAAGTAGTTATTGAGAGAGGAGGCGATCGCGCTTTCCGTTGGAAGTCTCTTAAGGATACAATCTCTGCTACTTATCAGGCCGTTTAG
- a CDS encoding GNAT family N-acetyltransferase: MLIRPATPADVPAVLPMVAKICALHESWDADKYGFLPHPEKRYEKWLTRLATQERSVFLVADNQGQLIAFIVATVEQEIPIYRTKEFAFIHDLWVEPEYRKQGIAKQIVEQTIERLRQIGVEQIRLDTATANEAARKLFTSCGFRLSTIEMLMTGSRE; encoded by the coding sequence ATGCTGATTCGCCCCGCAACACCTGCTGATGTACCCGCAGTTTTACCAATGGTTGCTAAAATTTGTGCATTACATGAATCATGGGATGCAGACAAGTACGGGTTTTTACCACACCCAGAAAAACGCTATGAAAAATGGCTGACAAGGTTAGCTACCCAAGAACGAAGCGTATTTTTAGTAGCCGACAATCAAGGACAACTGATAGCTTTTATCGTAGCGACAGTTGAACAAGAAATACCCATTTATCGTACAAAAGAATTTGCCTTCATTCACGACCTCTGGGTAGAGCCAGAATACCGTAAACAAGGCATTGCCAAGCAAATTGTAGAACAAACCATTGAACGCCTTCGCCAAATAGGGGTAGAGCAAATCCGCTTAGATACCGCCACCGCCAACGAAGCCGCCAGAAAGCTATTTACATCCTGCGGTTTCCGCCTCAGCACAATAGAAATGCTTATGACAGGGAGTAGGGAGTAG
- a CDS encoding ABC transporter permease has product MTSQKSLIWGNNFKTSQLQILLADTLTIFWGDWLELRVRIAQVAASGLISPLIYILAFGLGLGNSIRPGAGISGNYNSYLEFMLPGMVALSSMTISFGGTTFSICGDRLFSKTFEELLLTPINPLAMHLGKMLAGVVRGLMTSGSVILVALIITRNWNFINPLFLLVLILNCAVFAGLGVIVGLSVRSLESVGLYNNFIIIPMSFLGATFFDPSTLPTAFQAVVYLLPLTYASTGLRAVANFPLSQFPWYSIPILLLIAIALTYWGGYKFAHQQD; this is encoded by the coding sequence GTGACATCTCAAAAATCCTTAATCTGGGGCAATAACTTTAAGACCTCCCAACTGCAAATCCTCTTAGCCGATACTTTAACCATATTTTGGGGAGATTGGTTAGAATTACGTGTACGTATAGCGCAAGTGGCAGCATCGGGCTTAATATCACCACTTATATATATTCTTGCCTTCGGTCTAGGACTAGGTAACTCAATTAGACCGGGTGCTGGTATTAGTGGTAATTACAACAGCTACTTAGAATTTATGTTACCCGGCATGGTAGCCTTATCTTCCATGACCATTAGTTTTGGTGGGACAACATTCTCGATTTGTGGAGATAGACTGTTTAGCAAAACCTTTGAAGAATTATTACTCACCCCCATCAATCCTTTAGCAATGCACCTTGGTAAAATGCTGGCGGGAGTGGTGCGGGGTTTGATGACTTCTGGTTCGGTAATTTTAGTAGCGTTAATAATCACGAGAAACTGGAATTTTATCAATCCCTTATTTTTACTAGTACTAATTTTGAATTGTGCAGTATTTGCTGGGTTAGGTGTAATCGTCGGCTTATCAGTGCGATCGCTAGAATCAGTAGGGCTATACAATAACTTTATAATTATCCCCATGTCTTTCTTAGGTGCAACCTTCTTCGACCCCAGCACCTTACCCACCGCATTTCAAGCCGTAGTTTATTTACTTCCACTCACCTACGCCAGTACAGGCTTACGTGCAGTTGCTAACTTTCCCTTATCTCAGTTTCCTTGGTACAGCATCCCTATTTTATTATTGATAGCGATCGCTCTTACCTACTGGGGTGGCTATAAATTCGCCCATCAACAGGACTAA
- a CDS encoding type II toxin-antitoxin system HicA family toxin, producing MVLNSKHQKTLDDVFESPVRADILWSDIESLLIALGAEVSEGRGSRVRIALNGVKAIFHRPHPQKETDKGAVKSIRRFLTEAGVKEDISTRELNNNEI from the coding sequence ATGGTACTAAACAGCAAACATCAAAAAACCCTAGATGACGTTTTTGAAAGTCCGGTTAGAGCCGATATCCTGTGGAGTGATATTGAGTCTTTGTTGATTGCGCTTGGTGCGGAAGTGTCAGAAGGAAGGGGGTCAAGAGTGAGGATAGCTCTTAATGGTGTAAAAGCAATTTTTCACCGACCACACCCACAAAAAGAAACTGATAAAGGTGCTGTTAAGTCTATACGGCGCTTTTTAACAGAAGCTGGGGTTAAAGAAGACATAAGCACAAGGGAGCTAAATAACAATGAGATATAA
- a CDS encoding type II toxin-antitoxin system HicB family antitoxin, with product MRYKGYEAVVEFDDEAEIFHGEVINIRDVITFQADNVKDLKQAFHDSIDDYLEFCKERGEEPEKPFSGKLMLRINPELHKTIAVKAKKEGKSLNSWIEKCLCQYTG from the coding sequence ATGAGATATAAAGGATATGAAGCTGTTGTTGAGTTTGATGATGAAGCAGAAATTTTTCATGGAGAAGTAATCAACATTCGAGATGTGATTACATTTCAAGCTGATAACGTAAAAGACTTAAAGCAAGCCTTTCACGACTCAATTGATGATTATTTAGAATTTTGCAAAGAACGTGGTGAAGAACCGGAAAAGCCATTTTCAGGTAAACTGATGCTCAGAATTAACCCTGAATTGCATAAAACAATTGCTGTTAAAGCAAAGAAAGAGGGTAAAAGCCTTAATTCTTGGATAGAAAAATGCTTGTGTCAGTATACGGGTTAA
- a CDS encoding pentapeptide repeat-containing protein gives MKLKLLAAVALATPLFLANSVNAGNPQDLQKLLSTGECVGCNLKGMNISNSHLIGADLRGANLSGANLSGANLEGADLTNANLKGANLTSAYLTNVNMKKANLNGANLTRAHVIDSNVYGASMDNLTITDAEIYNTAIGVGGEDLQVPDWD, from the coding sequence ATGAAACTCAAGCTATTAGCGGCTGTGGCCTTAGCAACTCCCCTATTTTTGGCGAACTCAGTTAACGCTGGGAATCCGCAAGACTTACAAAAGCTGTTATCCACTGGGGAATGTGTCGGGTGTAATTTAAAAGGCATGAACATCAGCAACTCCCATTTAATTGGTGCTGACCTACGAGGGGCTAACCTTTCTGGCGCTAACCTTTCTGGCGCGAACCTCGAAGGTGCTGATTTAACAAACGCTAACTTAAAAGGAGCTAACTTAACTTCAGCCTACCTAACCAATGTCAACATGAAAAAAGCCAATCTCAATGGAGCAAATTTAACTCGCGCCCATGTGATTGATTCCAACGTATATGGTGCATCAATGGATAACCTCACCATTACTGACGCGGAAATTTATAATACTGCGATCGGGGTTGGTGGTGAAGACCTGCAAGTTCCTGATTGGGATTAG
- a CDS encoding alpha/beta fold hydrolase, with translation MTVTQDIWQHEYITTNGLKLHYVTQGTGPLMLMLHGFPECWYSWRHQIPVFAQYFQVVAVDLRGYNDSDKPKEQSAYVMDEFIKDVEGLIRGLGHENCILVGHDWGGAIAWSFAYAHPNMVERLIILNLPHPAKFSQGLFQPQQLLRSSYIFLFQLPGIPELLLQSGDYQIIPKTIQGTAFNKDAFNQQDLDFYQKAVAKPGALTAMLNYYRNVFSNSLFNRTWGILDVPTLMIWGENDTALGKELTYGTEDYVKNLEIKYIPACGHWVQQEKPELVNQYIREFLVL, from the coding sequence ATGACTGTCACCCAAGATATTTGGCAACATGAATACATCACTACCAACGGGTTGAAACTACACTACGTCACTCAAGGAACAGGCCCATTAATGCTCATGTTACATGGGTTTCCTGAATGTTGGTATTCTTGGCGGCATCAAATCCCCGTCTTTGCTCAATATTTCCAAGTGGTTGCAGTTGATTTGCGTGGTTACAACGACAGCGACAAACCAAAAGAACAATCAGCTTATGTTATGGATGAGTTTATCAAAGACGTTGAGGGGCTGATTAGAGGATTAGGGCATGAAAACTGTATTTTAGTAGGACATGATTGGGGAGGTGCGATCGCTTGGTCTTTCGCTTATGCACACCCTAACATGGTAGAGCGGTTAATTATTCTCAACTTACCCCACCCAGCCAAATTTTCTCAAGGTCTTTTTCAGCCCCAACAATTACTACGTAGCTCGTATATATTCTTATTTCAACTTCCTGGAATACCAGAATTGCTCCTCCAATCAGGAGATTATCAAATCATTCCCAAAACAATTCAAGGCACAGCATTTAATAAAGATGCTTTCAATCAACAAGACCTTGATTTTTATCAAAAAGCCGTCGCAAAACCCGGCGCACTCACAGCCATGCTGAACTACTACCGTAATGTTTTTTCAAATTCCCTATTTAATAGAACTTGGGGAATTTTGGATGTGCCAACACTGATGATTTGGGGAGAAAACGATACTGCTTTAGGCAAAGAGCTTACTTACGGCACAGAAGATTATGTAAAAAATCTGGAAATTAAGTATATTCCCGCTTGTGGACATTGGGTACAGCAAGAAAAGCCTGAATTAGTGAATCAGTACATTCGGGAATTTCTGGTACTGTAA
- a CDS encoding endonuclease/exonuclease/phosphatase family protein: MSDIKENVVTFAKQFLPYYRFIRPPESTIDSGHILPTELNSNSIKVLNWNIAKNNFEKFWFQDFFKLQRECQPDLIFLQEVRMGLGMEQIVGFKNMSWAYAPNFIDAHHQTYSGILTAAKISAIAKKVIVTKHHEPLFKTPKVSLFTEYSLSHHHETLLTINSHLINFVDLEKFKAQLHELELAISTHTGPIIFAGDFNTWSRKRAVLLEKTVIRLGLKEAHFAPDESKKIKRFLLSPPLDYIFYRGLKEKRSSARVLDEICSSDHKPLLAEFTYDHI; encoded by the coding sequence ATGTCTGATATTAAAGAAAATGTAGTTACTTTTGCTAAACAATTTCTGCCTTATTACAGATTTATTCGTCCACCAGAATCTACAATCGATAGTGGTCACATATTACCAACAGAATTAAATAGCAATTCAATTAAAGTTTTGAATTGGAATATTGCCAAAAATAACTTTGAAAAATTTTGGTTTCAAGACTTTTTCAAACTCCAGAGAGAATGCCAACCAGACTTAATCTTTTTACAAGAAGTACGTATGGGTTTGGGAATGGAACAAATTGTTGGGTTTAAAAATATGAGTTGGGCTTATGCACCTAATTTTATTGATGCTCATCACCAAACTTATTCGGGAATTTTGACTGCGGCTAAAATTAGTGCGATCGCTAAAAAAGTCATTGTGACAAAACATCATGAGCCTCTGTTTAAAACTCCTAAGGTTTCCTTATTTACAGAATATTCTTTATCTCATCACCACGAAACTCTGTTAACTATCAATAGTCATCTAATTAATTTTGTAGATTTAGAGAAATTTAAAGCCCAATTACACGAATTGGAGTTAGCCATATCAACTCATACTGGGCCGATTATCTTTGCAGGTGACTTTAACACTTGGAGCCGAAAAAGAGCGGTACTGTTAGAAAAAACAGTCATCAGGCTGGGTTTAAAAGAAGCACATTTCGCACCGGATGAGAGCAAGAAGATTAAACGGTTTCTTTTGTCACCCCCCCTAGACTATATTTTTTATCGAGGGTTAAAAGAAAAGCGTAGCAGTGCTAGGGTTTTAGATGAAATTTGTTCATCCGATCACAAACCTTTACTGGCAGAATTTACTTATGACCATATATAA
- the cls gene encoding cardiolipin synthase yields MLVDSSILAFFSAATIVVHALGIAHAAHAVMNVRSSRGAIAWSISLITFPWLALPLYWILGRTKFHGYAEALRSVYHQHYQFVRQTYLEITKFQVAVSAKLVPLQLLAEACTGIPFTSGNNAKLLINGQETFAAMLSAIASANSYILLQSYIIVNDQIGNQFKDALIAKAQQGVQIYLLYDEIGSSKLPRSYISSLQKNNIQVSAFHTTKGRGNRFQLNFRNHRKILVVDGEIAFIGGLNIGDEYLGKHRRLSPWRDTHLMLQGPTVQSLQGTFLQDWYWATRKVIDVNWQVKPNQETDFTALIFPTGPADKLKACKLFFVNAINQAQTRLWIASPYFVPDDSTLTALKLAAMRGVDVRIILPNRPDHLFVYLCSFSYYTEMKTMDIKLYRYKHGFMHQKIILIDHDFAGVGTVNLDNRSFFLNFEVMAFIANSQFAKSVEEMLQADLAASVIVDFYEYDRKPLWFNLVVRTSRLLAPLL; encoded by the coding sequence ATGCTTGTAGACAGTAGCATCCTTGCTTTTTTTAGTGCAGCGACAATTGTTGTTCATGCTTTGGGAATTGCTCATGCGGCTCATGCAGTGATGAATGTGCGTTCTTCTCGTGGTGCGATCGCTTGGAGTATTTCTTTAATAACTTTTCCCTGGCTGGCGCTGCCTTTATATTGGATTTTAGGTAGAACAAAATTTCATGGATATGCTGAGGCTTTGCGCTCAGTTTACCATCAACATTATCAGTTTGTTCGTCAGACTTACCTCGAAATTACTAAATTTCAGGTTGCAGTTTCCGCAAAATTAGTACCATTACAACTACTCGCCGAAGCTTGTACAGGTATTCCTTTTACTTCCGGTAATAATGCCAAACTATTAATTAATGGCCAGGAAACTTTTGCCGCAATGTTGAGTGCGATCGCATCTGCCAACAGTTATATTTTGCTACAATCTTACATTATTGTAAATGACCAAATTGGTAATCAATTCAAAGATGCTTTAATTGCTAAGGCACAGCAAGGAGTGCAAATTTACTTACTTTATGATGAGATTGGCTCAAGTAAGCTTCCTCGCTCTTATATTTCATCTCTGCAAAAGAATAACATTCAGGTAAGTGCTTTTCATACTACCAAAGGTAGAGGTAATCGTTTTCAGCTAAATTTCCGCAACCATCGCAAGATTTTGGTAGTTGATGGTGAAATTGCCTTTATCGGGGGTTTAAATATCGGTGATGAGTACTTGGGTAAACATCGACGTTTGAGTCCTTGGCGTGATACCCATCTGATGTTGCAGGGGCCGACTGTTCAAAGTCTGCAAGGTACTTTCTTACAAGATTGGTATTGGGCAACACGAAAAGTTATTGATGTCAATTGGCAAGTAAAACCTAATCAAGAAACTGATTTTACAGCCTTGATATTTCCTACAGGCCCCGCAGATAAGTTAAAAGCTTGTAAACTTTTCTTTGTCAACGCTATTAATCAAGCACAGACTCGCCTTTGGATTGCTAGTCCCTATTTTGTACCGGATGATTCTACTCTCACAGCTTTGAAATTAGCAGCAATGCGGGGTGTAGATGTGAGAATTATCCTACCAAACCGACCTGATCATTTGTTCGTTTATCTGTGTTCTTTCTCGTACTACACAGAAATGAAGACGATGGATATTAAATTATATCGTTACAAACATGGATTCATGCACCAAAAAATCATTCTCATTGACCATGATTTTGCAGGTGTGGGAACAGTTAATTTAGATAACCGCTCTTTCTTCCTTAACTTTGAAGTGATGGCTTTTATTGCCAATTCTCAGTTTGCTAAGAGTGTAGAGGAGATGTTACAAGCTGATTTGGCTGCATCTGTGATCGTGGATTTTTATGAGTATGATAGAAAACCTTTGTGGTTTAATTTAGTTGTGAGGACATCACGCTTACTTGCACCTTTATTATAA
- the ahr gene encoding NADPH-dependent aldehyde reductase Ahr — protein MIKAYAAHTPGGKLEPFEYDPGILKDEQVEINVEYCGICHSDLSMLNNEWGITQYPFVPGHEVIGTVAAIGDRVTTVKTGQKVGLGWFSQSCQHCEWCMSGNHNLCLTAEQTIVGRHGGFADKVRAHEDWVLPLPEEINAAKAGPLFCGGITVFNPIVQFDIQPTHRVGVIGIGGLGHMALRFLHAWGCDVTAFSSNPDKEAEARELGANHVVNSRDPKALEAVANSFDVIISTVNADLDWGAYISALRPKGRLHFVGVVPSAIQAYAFPLILGQKSISGSPLGSPATVAKMLDFAARHGIEPVTETFTFDQVNEALAHLRGGKARYRIILQH, from the coding sequence ATGATTAAAGCCTATGCAGCCCACACACCAGGGGGCAAACTGGAACCTTTTGAGTATGACCCAGGCATACTTAAGGATGAGCAAGTGGAAATCAATGTTGAATACTGCGGGATTTGCCACAGCGACTTGAGTATGCTGAATAACGAATGGGGAATTACTCAGTATCCATTTGTGCCTGGACACGAAGTTATAGGGACAGTAGCAGCAATTGGCGATCGCGTAACTACAGTTAAAACTGGTCAAAAGGTAGGATTAGGATGGTTTTCCCAATCTTGCCAGCATTGCGAATGGTGTATGTCTGGTAATCACAACCTTTGTCTAACCGCAGAGCAAACAATTGTTGGTAGACATGGAGGTTTTGCTGATAAAGTCCGCGCTCATGAAGATTGGGTTCTCCCGCTACCGGAAGAAATCAATGCAGCTAAAGCAGGCCCCTTATTTTGTGGGGGAATTACAGTATTCAATCCCATTGTCCAATTTGATATCCAACCAACTCATCGAGTAGGTGTCATCGGTATTGGTGGTTTAGGACATATGGCATTAAGATTTCTCCACGCCTGGGGATGTGACGTTACAGCCTTCTCCTCTAACCCAGATAAAGAAGCTGAAGCACGAGAACTAGGTGCAAATCACGTTGTTAATTCCCGCGATCCTAAAGCATTAGAGGCTGTCGCTAACTCTTTTGATGTGATTATCTCCACTGTCAATGCAGATTTAGATTGGGGAGCCTATATTAGTGCTTTGCGTCCTAAGGGACGCTTGCATTTTGTCGGCGTTGTACCAAGCGCCATTCAAGCCTACGCATTTCCTTTGATTTTAGGGCAAAAATCTATATCTGGTAGTCCTCTTGGCAGCCCAGCAACGGTAGCAAAGATGCTTGATTTCGCCGCTCGTCATGGTATTGAACCTGTTACGGAAACTTTTACCTTTGATCAGGTGAATGAAGCACTAGCTCATTTACGAGGAGGTAAGGCTAGGTATCGAATTATATTGCAACATTAA